In the genome of Mycobacterium kansasii ATCC 12478, one region contains:
- a CDS encoding L,D-transpeptidase, whose translation MSRWTRARSRGSRVRRLRRVSLFAAVNVAGVVSVLLLGAGPALADPDQVPGDPDVVAPAEPADPAAPAPDPLALPPADPLAPPPPDPLAIPVAAGPVAGQDPTPFVGDPPFRPPTFNPVNGAMVGVAKPIIINFQVPIADRPMAESAIHISSIPPVPGKFYWMSPTQVRWRPLQFWPANTAVNIDAAGTRSSFRTGDALVATADDATHQMTITRNGVVQQTFPMSMGMSAGNHQTPNGTYYVLEKFPTVVMDSSTYGVPVNSAQGYKVTVSDAVRIDNSGNFVHSAPWSVGDQGKRNVSHGCINLSPTNAKWFYDNFGSGDPVVVKNSVGTYNKNDGAQDWQI comes from the coding sequence AGGGCCCGCAGCAGGGGCAGCAGGGTCAGAAGGCTCAGAAGGGTCAGCCTCTTCGCCGCGGTGAACGTAGCGGGGGTGGTTTCGGTGTTGCTGCTCGGTGCCGGTCCGGCCCTCGCGGACCCGGATCAGGTGCCCGGCGACCCGGATGTGGTTGCACCTGCCGAGCCTGCCGACCCGGCGGCTCCCGCACCCGACCCGCTGGCCCTGCCGCCGGCCGACCCGCTTGCGCCGCCGCCGCCGGACCCGCTGGCGATACCGGTGGCGGCCGGCCCCGTCGCCGGGCAGGATCCCACACCGTTCGTCGGCGATCCGCCATTCCGGCCGCCGACATTCAACCCGGTCAACGGCGCGATGGTCGGGGTGGCCAAGCCGATCATCATCAACTTCCAGGTGCCCATCGCCGACCGTCCGATGGCCGAAAGTGCCATCCACATTTCGTCGATCCCGCCGGTGCCCGGCAAGTTCTACTGGATGAGTCCGACCCAAGTGCGGTGGCGCCCGCTCCAGTTCTGGCCGGCCAACACGGCGGTCAACATCGATGCGGCCGGCACCAGGTCGAGCTTTCGCACCGGTGACGCGCTGGTGGCCACCGCCGACGACGCCACCCACCAGATGACGATCACCCGCAACGGCGTTGTGCAGCAGACGTTCCCGATGTCGATGGGGATGTCGGCCGGTAACCACCAAACCCCCAACGGCACGTACTACGTCCTGGAGAAGTTCCCGACGGTGGTGATGGACTCCTCGACGTACGGGGTCCCGGTGAACTCGGCCCAGGGCTACAAGGTGACCGTTTCCGACGCCGTCCGCATCGACAACAGCGGCAATTTCGTGCACAGCGCGCCGTGGTCGGTGGGTGATCAGGGCAAGCGCAATGTCAGCCACGGCTGCATCAACCTCAGTCCCACCAACGCCAAGTGGTTCTACGACAACTTCGGCAGCGGGGACCCGGTGGTCGTGAAGAACTCCGTGGGGACCTACAACAAGAACGACGGCGCTCAGGACTGGCAGATCTAA
- a CDS encoding MarR family winged helix-turn-helix transcriptional regulator, whose amino-acid sequence MTGPPSGITALDERIAFLLSQLGSYSDGEFHRRLAPSGVEPRAYAVLMALAADDGQSQRQLSARLGIHRNVMVTVIDELERKRLVKRLRHPEDRRAFAITLTDKARRLLPALDESGQALDEEMSAPLSLVERDTLRKLLRRMAAGAGLIPGVHPRMSERG is encoded by the coding sequence ATGACCGGCCCCCCGTCAGGCATTACCGCTTTGGATGAGCGCATTGCATTCCTGCTCTCACAGCTGGGGTCGTACAGCGACGGGGAGTTCCACCGCCGGCTGGCTCCCAGTGGCGTGGAACCGAGAGCCTACGCGGTCCTGATGGCACTGGCAGCCGACGACGGCCAATCTCAACGTCAGTTGTCGGCCCGGCTGGGCATCCATCGCAACGTCATGGTGACCGTCATCGACGAACTCGAACGCAAGCGCCTGGTCAAGCGCCTGCGACACCCCGAGGACCGGCGCGCATTCGCGATAACCCTGACCGATAAGGCCCGCCGCCTGCTCCCGGCCCTCGATGAATCCGGGCAAGCGCTCGACGAGGAGATGTCTGCGCCGCTGTCGCTGGTTGAACGTGACACCCTGCGAAAACTGTTGCGGCGGATGGCTGCCGGTGCCGGACTCATCCCCGGAGTTCATCCTCGAATGTCTGAGCGCGGTTAA
- a CDS encoding DUF5078 domain-containing protein: MAALAVSAGLAAAPGTASADGTDDYPIPHRMIVTTCTAEQIMAAARDVEPVYYQRYMIDYHNHSAEIQEATRHQMHWFYGLGVADRRAYSEQFVTHFADPLTLAWPNHAKLFFNNKGVAAHTTDICGQYPPDDPSVWNW; this comes from the coding sequence GTGGCCGCGCTTGCCGTGAGTGCCGGGTTGGCAGCTGCGCCCGGTACCGCGTCGGCCGACGGTACCGACGACTATCCGATACCGCACCGAATGATTGTTACGACGTGCACGGCCGAGCAGATCATGGCGGCCGCCCGCGACGTGGAACCCGTCTACTACCAGCGGTACATGATCGATTACCACAATCACTCGGCTGAGATTCAGGAGGCGACTCGACACCAGATGCACTGGTTCTACGGGCTCGGTGTCGCCGACCGGCGAGCTTATTCGGAGCAATTCGTGACACACTTCGCCGATCCCCTGACCTTGGCGTGGCCCAACCATGCCAAGCTGTTCTTCAACAACAAGGGCGTCGCTGCGCACACCACCGACATCTGCGGTCAATACCCACCGGACGATCCGTCCGTGTGGAACTGGTAG